One part of the Sorangiineae bacterium MSr11954 genome encodes these proteins:
- a CDS encoding monovalent cation:proton antiporter-2 (CPA2) family protein, with product MLVDVAIFLAAAVLVVPLSKRLGLGTVLGYLAAGVLIGPCGLRLISRVEETLHFAEFGVVLLLFLIGLELQPSRLWKMRGKVFGMGGAQVLGTTAVLSGAIMLFGWTFRTALVAALALSMSSTAFALQVLGEKKELAQPHGHVAFGILLFQDVAAIPTLALVPMLGTHASTSTGSPALRVLTVLGVLLGIGLAGRYLLRPMLRFIASSRNHDLSAAATLLVVVGTSLIMHGVGLSEALGAFIAGVLLADSEYRHELEANIEPYKGLLLGLFFMAVGMSADMKLALERPVLVVALVLGLTAVKLAVLYGVGKLAKLPLRGRASLSVAISQGGEFAFVIFGVAQDGAVLDKGMADLLVVVVTLSMAVTPLLFIVRDRIFARLDRGVKRDFDELTDEGNQVIIAGFGRVGQIVGRVLRAKGIPFTALDASAQHTDFIKQFGNKIYYGDASRADLLRSAGAEHASIFVLTVDDMEGSLAVANTVQHHFPHLKIIARARNRQHAYALLGLGIDILSRETFASSLELSAWTLEALGLPGTDAIEAVRRFGEYDDAQVRKMYHLRNDQKALIASAKEYTAELKRIFEDDAQAST from the coding sequence TCGCGGCCGCCGTGTTGGTGGTTCCTCTCTCGAAGCGGCTCGGTCTCGGCACCGTGCTTGGATATCTCGCTGCTGGTGTTCTCATTGGACCATGCGGTCTGCGGCTGATTTCCCGGGTGGAGGAGACGCTTCACTTCGCGGAGTTCGGGGTGGTGCTTTTGCTCTTCCTGATTGGCCTCGAGCTGCAGCCCTCCCGGCTCTGGAAAATGCGCGGCAAAGTGTTTGGCATGGGCGGCGCGCAGGTGCTGGGCACCACCGCGGTGCTCTCGGGCGCCATCATGCTGTTTGGCTGGACTTTTCGCACGGCATTGGTGGCGGCCTTGGCCCTATCCATGTCCTCGACCGCCTTTGCGCTGCAGGTCCTGGGGGAGAAGAAGGAGCTCGCGCAGCCGCACGGCCACGTGGCCTTCGGCATTCTGCTCTTTCAAGACGTCGCCGCCATTCCCACCTTGGCGCTCGTCCCCATGCTGGGCACGCACGCGAGCACCAGCACCGGGAGCCCGGCATTGCGGGTGCTGACCGTGCTGGGGGTGCTCTTGGGCATCGGCCTCGCCGGCCGTTATCTCTTGCGGCCGATGCTTCGCTTCATTGCTTCGTCGCGAAACCACGATCTCTCGGCGGCGGCCACCTTGTTGGTGGTGGTGGGGACGTCGCTCATCATGCACGGGGTGGGGCTCTCCGAGGCGCTGGGCGCCTTCATCGCCGGGGTGCTCCTGGCCGATTCGGAGTACCGGCACGAGCTGGAGGCGAACATCGAGCCGTACAAAGGGCTCTTGCTGGGGTTGTTCTTCATGGCCGTCGGCATGTCGGCCGATATGAAGCTGGCGCTCGAGCGTCCGGTGCTGGTGGTGGCGCTGGTGCTGGGGCTCACCGCCGTGAAGCTCGCGGTGCTCTATGGGGTGGGAAAGCTGGCCAAGCTCCCCCTGCGCGGTCGGGCGAGCCTTTCGGTGGCCATCTCGCAAGGCGGCGAGTTTGCATTCGTCATCTTTGGCGTGGCGCAGGATGGCGCGGTGCTCGACAAGGGCATGGCCGACTTGCTGGTGGTCGTCGTTACCTTGTCCATGGCCGTGACCCCGCTGCTCTTCATCGTGCGCGACCGCATCTTCGCGCGCCTGGACCGCGGGGTGAAGCGCGATTTCGACGAGCTCACCGACGAAGGCAACCAGGTGATCATCGCCGGCTTCGGCCGGGTGGGGCAGATCGTGGGGCGCGTTTTGCGGGCCAAAGGCATTCCATTCACCGCCCTGGACGCTAGCGCGCAACATACGGACTTCATCAAACAATTCGGCAACAAGATTTATTACGGCGACGCCTCCAGGGCCGATCTGCTGCGCTCCGCCGGGGCCGAGCACGCGAGCATCTTCGTCCTCACGGTCGACGACATGGAGGGCTCCTTGGCGGTGGCCAATACGGTGCAGCACCACTTCCCTCATTTGAAGATCATCGCGCGCGCCCGAAACCGGCAACATGCCTATGCGCTGCTGGGCCTGGGCATCGATATTTTGAGCCGCGAGACCTTCGCCTCCAGCCTGGAGCTCTCCGCGTGGACCTTGGAGGCATTGGGCCTGCCCGGCACCGACGCCATCGAGGCCGTGCGCCGATTCGGCGAATACGACGACGCCCAAGTGCGAAAAATGTATCACCTGCGCAACGATCAAAAGGCGCTCATCGCATCGGCCAAAGAGTACACCGCCGAATTGAAGCGCATCTTCGAAGACGATGCGCAGGCGTCGACCTAG
- a CDS encoding VOC family protein, translating to MSTLDHVTLVVRDVVRSKAFYAQVLATLGIEIFKDFGQACGFGRDGKPDFWIGTGPTAFQTAEHLRIITPSHVAFAARSRAEVDAFHLAGLAAGGKDFGAPGVRSHYHPNYYGAFILDPDGHDIEAVFHGSP from the coding sequence ATGTCCACGCTGGATCACGTTACATTGGTCGTACGGGATGTGGTGCGCTCCAAGGCCTTCTACGCGCAGGTGCTCGCCACGTTGGGAATCGAAATCTTCAAGGACTTCGGTCAAGCGTGCGGCTTCGGCCGCGACGGCAAACCCGATTTCTGGATCGGCACCGGCCCCACGGCGTTCCAGACCGCGGAGCACCTTCGCATCATCACCCCCTCGCACGTGGCGTTCGCCGCGCGCAGCCGCGCCGAGGTCGATGCCTTTCACCTCGCCGGCCTCGCTGCCGGGGGAAAGGATTTTGGCGCGCCTGGAGTCCGTTCCCACTACCATCCGAACTACTACGGCGCCTTCATCCTCGACCCCGACGGACACGATATCGAAGCCGTCTTCCATGGATCGCCGTAA
- a CDS encoding histidine phosphatase family protein yields the protein MRLILLRHAESLGNVDERAYCRIPDHALPLTPRGEEQARAAGTEVLRLLEPGPVAVYVSPYLRTRQTLQRMALGDVVERTVLEPRLREQDWGNLQDEGEQLTLKQQRQAYGHFFFRLPLGESGADVDDRVAAFLSELWISAADPAHPTNVLIVSHGLTIRLLCRRLFGWSIELFESLSNLDTCEHRVLDRHGTRWQLDRPFHQWRDSPDDSVQR from the coding sequence GTGCGACTCATTTTGCTGCGTCACGCGGAGAGCCTGGGCAATGTCGATGAACGCGCGTACTGCCGCATCCCGGATCATGCGCTGCCTCTGACCCCGCGCGGCGAAGAGCAGGCGCGGGCGGCCGGGACCGAGGTGCTCCGGCTGCTCGAGCCCGGCCCGGTCGCCGTGTACGTGAGCCCGTATTTGCGAACACGGCAGACCCTGCAGCGCATGGCGCTCGGCGACGTGGTGGAGCGCACCGTGCTGGAGCCCCGGCTCCGCGAGCAGGACTGGGGGAACTTGCAGGACGAAGGCGAGCAGCTCACCCTCAAACAACAGCGGCAAGCGTACGGCCACTTCTTCTTCCGCCTCCCCCTCGGCGAGTCGGGCGCCGATGTCGACGATCGGGTCGCCGCCTTTCTGAGCGAGCTATGGATCAGCGCCGCCGATCCAGCCCACCCCACGAACGTGTTGATCGTGTCGCACGGGCTGACCATCCGGCTCCTCTGCCGCCGGCTCTTCGGCTGGAGCATCGAGCTGTTCGAGTCGCTCTCCAACCTGGACACCTGCGAGCACCGCGTGCTCGATCGCCACGGCACCCGCTGGCAGCTCGACCGCCCCTTCCATCAGTGGCGCGACTCCCCCGACGATTCCGTGCAGCGCTGA
- a CDS encoding tautomerase family protein has product MPQVKVYGLLESIGKNAAALSEAIHAAMVSALKAQPDKKFQRFFAMDRSEFLFPSDRSDSYTIIEVSMFEGRSVETKKSFIRQLLANIERDVGIRPYDLEVTLFETPRANWAIRGVLGDELQTS; this is encoded by the coding sequence ATGCCGCAAGTCAAGGTTTACGGGCTTCTAGAATCCATTGGCAAGAACGCCGCGGCCCTATCGGAGGCCATTCATGCCGCGATGGTCTCGGCGTTGAAGGCGCAGCCCGACAAAAAGTTTCAGCGGTTCTTTGCCATGGATCGGTCCGAGTTTCTGTTCCCGTCCGATCGCAGCGATTCGTACACGATCATCGAGGTCTCGATGTTCGAGGGGCGCTCGGTCGAGACCAAAAAGTCCTTCATTCGCCAACTGCTCGCCAACATCGAACGCGACGTCGGCATCCGCCCCTACGACCTCGAGGTCACCCTCTTCGAAACGCCGCGCGCCAACTGGGCCATTCGCGGTGTTTTGGGCGACGAGCTCCAAACGAGCTAG
- a CDS encoding branched-chain amino acid aminotransferase yields MTSSLSFSKIPHPQPTSAERLAEILAKPGFGRHFTDHMVTIRWNESQGWHDAKVEAHRPLELSPSASVLHYGQAIFEGLKAYRQPDKSIATFRPLANAERFRASARRMAMPELPDDLFLGSLRELVAIDTRWVPDANEESLYFRPFMIATEASLGVRPSKEYLYVLIASPAGAYFSGGLKPVSVWLCTEYVRAAPGGTGAAKFAGNYAASLLAQAQAAERGCDQVVWLDAIERRWIEEMGGMNLFFVFGSGKSAKVVTPELTGALLPGVTRSSILRLASDLGYGAEERRISTDEWKQKTASGELTEVFACGTAAVVTPVGRAKHAGGEFTIGTGDTGKVTAHIRERLTSIQRGTSPDPHNWIHQLLPPR; encoded by the coding sequence ATGACGTCGAGCCTCTCGTTCTCCAAGATCCCCCACCCCCAACCGACGAGCGCGGAGCGCTTGGCGGAGATATTGGCGAAGCCGGGCTTCGGCCGTCACTTCACCGACCACATGGTGACGATCCGCTGGAACGAGAGCCAGGGCTGGCACGACGCCAAGGTGGAGGCGCACCGCCCGCTGGAGCTCTCCCCCTCGGCCAGTGTGCTCCACTACGGCCAGGCCATCTTCGAGGGCCTGAAGGCCTACCGCCAGCCCGACAAATCGATCGCCACATTCCGACCGCTGGCCAACGCCGAGCGCTTCCGAGCCTCGGCTCGAAGGATGGCGATGCCCGAGCTCCCGGATGATTTGTTCCTCGGCTCGCTGCGCGAGCTGGTCGCCATCGACACGCGCTGGGTCCCCGATGCGAACGAGGAGTCGCTCTACTTCCGCCCCTTCATGATCGCCACCGAGGCGAGCCTGGGGGTGCGGCCGTCGAAGGAGTACCTCTATGTGCTCATCGCTTCGCCGGCAGGCGCCTACTTCAGCGGCGGCCTCAAGCCGGTGAGCGTCTGGCTCTGCACCGAGTACGTGCGCGCCGCACCCGGCGGCACCGGCGCCGCCAAGTTCGCGGGCAACTATGCCGCATCGCTCCTCGCCCAGGCCCAAGCCGCCGAGCGCGGGTGCGACCAAGTGGTGTGGCTCGACGCCATCGAGCGCCGTTGGATCGAAGAGATGGGCGGCATGAACCTCTTCTTCGTCTTTGGCTCCGGCAAGAGCGCCAAGGTGGTCACCCCCGAGCTCACCGGCGCGCTCCTCCCGGGCGTCACCCGCAGCTCCATCCTCCGCCTCGCATCCGATCTCGGCTACGGCGCCGAAGAGCGCCGCATCTCCACCGACGAGTGGAAACAAAAGACCGCCAGCGGCGAGCTGACCGAAGTCTTCGCCTGCGGCACCGCCGCCGTCGTCACCCCCGTGGGCCGCGCCAAACACGCCGGCGGCGAGTTCACCATCGGCACCGGCGACACCGGCAAGGTCACCGCCCACATCCGCGAACGCCTCACCAGCATCCAACGCGGCACCTCCCCCGATCCGCACAACTGGATACACCAGCTCCTGCCGCCCCGCTGA
- a CDS encoding Xaa-Pro aminopeptidase has product MHRIATLLIVGTGLFAGACSDSSGTRGAARDLEPAPGEAARLEASADAQSAGSPGALCPTSPKRAKEPALFGEGVVSTADFDSHPALTPDLSRLYFLRSTPNFRFWTILVSERRGRRWGAPEVAPFSGQWSDADPFITEDGGKLYFISKRPGGLDPGPHPETNDIWVMDRRGDGWTAPVNVGAKVNSTASEWYPTVARNGTIYFGSDRPGGRGRTDLYRARWENGHYGEPENLGDAVNTAFDEYEPYIAPDESYLVFMAARADGVGGYDLYLSLQENGRFTQAKNLGAPINSPGNELSPKLSPDGKTFFWTSARSFVDAPLDKPMNYRTLSERLHGPGNGLGDIYCIDASVLGLPPHT; this is encoded by the coding sequence ATGCATCGAATTGCGACTTTACTCATCGTAGGGACCGGCCTTTTTGCGGGGGCGTGCTCCGATTCGTCGGGTACCCGTGGGGCGGCGCGCGACCTCGAGCCTGCGCCGGGCGAGGCGGCGCGTCTCGAGGCTTCGGCCGACGCACAGAGCGCGGGCTCACCTGGCGCGCTATGCCCGACGTCCCCGAAGCGGGCGAAGGAGCCCGCGCTCTTCGGCGAGGGCGTCGTCTCCACCGCCGATTTCGACTCGCACCCCGCGCTGACGCCGGACCTATCGCGGCTCTATTTCCTTCGGAGCACCCCCAACTTCCGCTTTTGGACGATCCTCGTATCCGAGCGCCGCGGACGGCGTTGGGGCGCGCCCGAGGTGGCGCCCTTCTCCGGACAGTGGAGCGATGCGGATCCGTTCATTACGGAAGATGGTGGCAAGTTGTATTTCATTTCCAAACGGCCGGGCGGCCTCGATCCCGGTCCCCATCCCGAGACGAACGACATTTGGGTGATGGACCGCCGCGGCGATGGTTGGACGGCGCCGGTGAACGTGGGCGCAAAGGTGAACAGCACCGCGAGCGAGTGGTACCCCACGGTGGCGCGGAACGGCACGATCTACTTCGGCTCCGACCGCCCCGGAGGTCGCGGACGAACGGATCTCTACCGCGCGCGGTGGGAGAATGGTCACTACGGAGAGCCGGAGAACCTTGGCGACGCGGTCAACACGGCGTTCGACGAGTACGAGCCGTACATCGCCCCGGACGAGAGCTACCTCGTCTTCATGGCTGCGCGCGCCGATGGTGTCGGCGGCTACGATCTGTATCTCAGCCTCCAAGAAAATGGCCGTTTTACGCAGGCGAAGAACCTGGGTGCGCCCATCAACTCACCGGGCAACGAGCTCTCCCCGAAGCTCTCGCCCGACGGCAAGACCTTCTTCTGGACGAGCGCGCGCAGCTTCGTCGATGCACCGCTCGACAAGCCGATGAACTACCGCACCTTGAGCGAGCGGTTGCACGGGCCCGGCAACGGCCTGGGCGACATCTACTGCATCGACGCGTCGGTGCTCGGGCTGCCGCCGCACACGTGA
- a CDS encoding PLP-dependent aminotransferase family protein — MGTVDRAPEVADVGAMAPVKSVAAGPPRREEVKRHVLALLESGALARGDRVPSIRELAGAVSAAKNTVIAALDELCGEGVLEPRERSGFFVREGKRAPRAKRAELRDLEADRLEHGLAVALLGADTGAFVNLGSGCLPARVAATEELKKLLRAPSRGPAVEYGFVDPQGDPRLRELVVAKRALGESRIDPEHVIITHGANEGLNLACMEAAGASGCRRIALESPGYFLLAPMLRHLSLEPVFVPRGPEGIDLDALVRERRRGGLAAFVTNPTHHNPLGTTLTLQERFALGSLAEREGMYLVEDDVFRGLSLERNEPATLRSLVPERTIYVSSFSKTLGASFRIGFLVAPRGLVRGVRNRKFLWNLGEEVRSQRLLADFLEQRGYVRHVEQVRAELARRAKLAAAQAKGFPDLGRLEPYRGGLFVRFLLRPGLRALALYESAKARRILISPGEFFQSDGRVAPPPRTRRSHPERGGGWMRISVGVCDGDVLRDSLRTLSELVTDR; from the coding sequence ATGGGTACAGTTGACCGCGCGCCCGAGGTGGCGGATGTTGGGGCGATGGCGCCCGTAAAGTCGGTGGCCGCCGGGCCGCCCCGGCGCGAAGAGGTCAAACGGCACGTGCTCGCGCTGCTCGAGAGCGGCGCCCTCGCGCGCGGGGATCGCGTCCCCTCGATCCGCGAGCTCGCAGGCGCGGTGTCCGCGGCCAAGAACACGGTCATCGCCGCGCTCGACGAGCTATGCGGCGAGGGCGTGCTCGAGCCCCGCGAGCGATCGGGCTTCTTCGTGCGCGAAGGCAAGCGCGCGCCCCGCGCCAAGCGCGCCGAGCTGCGCGACCTCGAGGCCGATCGCTTGGAGCACGGCCTCGCCGTGGCGCTGCTCGGGGCCGACACGGGGGCGTTCGTCAACCTGGGGAGCGGCTGCCTGCCCGCTCGCGTCGCCGCCACCGAGGAGCTCAAGAAGCTCCTCCGCGCGCCCTCCCGCGGCCCCGCCGTCGAATATGGCTTCGTCGATCCGCAGGGCGATCCGCGGCTGCGCGAGCTCGTCGTCGCCAAGCGCGCGCTCGGCGAGTCGCGGATCGATCCCGAGCACGTGATCATCACCCACGGCGCGAACGAAGGCCTCAACCTCGCGTGCATGGAGGCCGCGGGCGCATCGGGGTGCCGCCGCATCGCCCTCGAGTCACCGGGCTACTTCCTGCTCGCGCCCATGCTCCGTCATCTGTCGCTCGAGCCTGTGTTCGTTCCGCGCGGGCCCGAAGGCATCGACCTCGATGCGCTCGTTCGCGAGCGGCGCCGCGGAGGCCTCGCCGCCTTCGTGACCAACCCCACGCACCACAATCCGCTCGGCACCACCCTCACCCTGCAAGAGCGCTTCGCCCTGGGATCGCTGGCGGAGCGGGAGGGCATGTACCTCGTCGAGGACGACGTCTTTCGCGGCCTCTCGCTCGAACGAAACGAGCCGGCCACCTTGCGATCCTTGGTGCCCGAGCGAACGATCTACGTGAGCTCGTTCTCGAAGACCCTCGGCGCCTCGTTCCGCATCGGGTTCCTGGTGGCGCCGCGCGGCCTCGTGCGCGGCGTGCGCAATCGCAAGTTCCTATGGAACCTGGGCGAGGAGGTCCGCTCGCAGCGCCTCCTCGCGGACTTTCTAGAGCAGCGTGGGTACGTGCGGCACGTCGAGCAGGTGCGCGCGGAGCTCGCGCGCAGGGCCAAGCTCGCGGCCGCGCAGGCCAAAGGCTTTCCCGATCTCGGACGGCTGGAGCCTTATCGGGGCGGGTTGTTCGTTCGTTTCCTGCTCCGCCCGGGGCTCCGTGCGCTCGCCCTCTACGAGAGCGCCAAAGCGCGACGCATCCTGATCTCGCCCGGTGAATTTTTCCAGTCCGATGGGCGGGTGGCTCCCCCCCCGCGCACGCGGCGAAGCCACCCCGAACGGGGCGGCGGCTGGATGCGCATCTCCGTTGGAGTCTGCGACGGCGACGTCTTGCGAGACTCCCTCCGGACCTTGAGTGAGCTCGTGACCGATCGATGA
- a CDS encoding acyl-CoA thioesterase, producing MEEIMARESSSESNLVVAAPAARPSMIRELDQREKVGAGRLTEVRLIEMVFPEHTNHYGTLFGGQALALMDKAAFIVASRYVRRAVVTASSDKVDFHVPVRQGQLVELIARIVATGKTSIQVEVELWAEDLLTGDRQLGTRGRFVLVALDAHGRSTMVPALPQDASSTAEVLPFATNRERTSAPYLCTNE from the coding sequence ATGGAGGAGATTATGGCGAGAGAGAGCAGTAGCGAGAGCAACCTCGTTGTGGCGGCGCCGGCGGCGCGCCCCTCGATGATCCGGGAACTCGACCAGCGGGAGAAGGTCGGGGCCGGGCGGCTCACGGAAGTGCGGTTGATCGAGATGGTTTTTCCCGAGCATACGAACCACTACGGCACGCTGTTCGGCGGTCAGGCTCTAGCCTTGATGGATAAAGCCGCCTTCATCGTAGCCTCCCGCTACGTGCGCCGGGCCGTCGTCACGGCCAGCAGCGACAAGGTCGATTTCCACGTGCCCGTTCGGCAAGGGCAGCTCGTCGAGCTCATTGCCCGCATCGTTGCCACGGGAAAAACCTCCATCCAGGTGGAAGTCGAGCTCTGGGCCGAAGACCTCCTCACGGGCGATCGCCAGCTCGGTACGCGCGGGCGTTTCGTGCTCGTTGCCCTCGATGCGCACGGTCGCTCGACCATGGTGCCCGCGTTGCCCCAAGACGCATCATCGACCGCCGAGGTGTTGCCGTTCGCAACGAATCGAGAGCGTACCAGCGCACCGTACCTGTGTACCAATGAATGA
- a CDS encoding TonB-dependent receptor, translating to MRVVGDPVRAPVPPKDPGVAGSVIPRERLVGPGLEAQDVLRTQPGVAVIESGGYGAPATAAIRGATAAATPVYLGGVRLNDDVAGTADLSMVPLWLIDRVEIYRGNAPIEADRLAPGGAIFFEPRRPSKTMGGAGYYGGSWGASKGWAYQGVRAGAVRALVGVSADHATNRYPFLDDHGTLLASPRPPTWEHRQNADQTTYEGWGLARIDLGRGASIDILANGITREQGVPKLGVQQSVEARGRSERALGSIAVRLPIGTGERYVLDARTSVLVGATSYDDPRGELVLGGNELSIVGRRIEQSLGATLDLGDRLTLRPTVNLAHEAIRREPNDIPVARAHREYARLAVSAEERLLPWLTLRALASGECHRTGAKEGTTCDVLEPAGRVGFQLGQGRVRVLGNVGRYARVPTLGEVYGVSNVVHGNPDLSPETGYTVDAGVRLQTKRGAFFEGAFLDAFVFAHWSSGLIAYRRAGQGYVVPYNVGSARVAGAELLGGVAFTKILRAEVATTLLEPRDTTDGRTTVNDVLPFRSRLIAVPRLRADWKRGSRSGVSALGGELRAVYQSSRYADPAGLGVIDEQTSFDLEGYVSWFDGLLTARGRVADLGDARRTDIIGYPLPGRSVYFGLEATW from the coding sequence GTGCGCGTGGTCGGTGATCCCGTGCGCGCCCCTGTGCCGCCCAAGGATCCCGGCGTCGCGGGGTCGGTGATTCCACGCGAGCGGCTCGTGGGGCCTGGCCTCGAGGCGCAGGATGTCTTGCGTACCCAGCCGGGGGTGGCGGTCATCGAGTCGGGCGGCTATGGCGCCCCGGCCACCGCCGCCATTCGAGGCGCGACCGCGGCCGCGACGCCGGTTTACCTGGGCGGCGTTCGCTTGAACGACGACGTGGCCGGAACAGCGGACCTGTCGATGGTCCCGCTCTGGCTCATCGATCGGGTGGAGATCTACCGCGGCAACGCGCCCATCGAGGCCGATCGTCTGGCGCCGGGCGGCGCGATTTTTTTCGAGCCGCGAAGGCCGTCCAAGACCATGGGCGGCGCCGGCTACTACGGCGGCTCGTGGGGCGCGAGCAAGGGCTGGGCATACCAAGGCGTTCGCGCGGGCGCGGTGCGCGCCTTGGTCGGGGTGAGCGCCGATCACGCGACGAATCGTTACCCGTTCCTCGACGATCACGGCACCTTGCTCGCGTCCCCGAGACCGCCGACGTGGGAGCACCGGCAGAACGCCGATCAAACCACGTACGAAGGCTGGGGCCTCGCGCGCATCGATCTGGGGCGCGGGGCGAGCATCGACATCCTCGCCAATGGCATCACGCGCGAGCAGGGCGTGCCGAAGCTGGGGGTTCAGCAGAGCGTGGAGGCCCGAGGGCGCTCGGAGCGGGCGCTGGGATCCATCGCCGTCCGCCTTCCGATCGGCACGGGCGAGCGCTACGTGCTCGACGCGCGCACCTCGGTGCTCGTCGGCGCCACCTCGTACGACGATCCGCGCGGGGAGCTCGTGCTCGGCGGGAACGAGTTGAGCATCGTCGGCCGGCGCATCGAGCAATCGCTGGGGGCGACCCTCGACCTCGGCGACCGTCTGACCCTCCGCCCCACGGTGAACCTGGCGCACGAAGCCATCCGGCGCGAGCCGAACGACATCCCCGTCGCCCGCGCGCACCGCGAGTACGCCCGGCTCGCCGTCTCGGCCGAGGAGCGCCTTTTGCCGTGGCTCACCCTTCGCGCGCTCGCCAGCGGCGAGTGCCACCGCACCGGCGCCAAGGAAGGCACCACCTGCGACGTGCTCGAGCCCGCGGGGCGTGTCGGGTTCCAGCTCGGCCAAGGCCGCGTGCGGGTGCTCGGCAACGTGGGGCGCTACGCGCGGGTCCCCACCTTGGGCGAGGTCTACGGCGTGTCGAACGTGGTCCACGGCAACCCGGACTTGTCGCCCGAGACGGGCTACACCGTCGATGCCGGCGTCCGCCTTCAGACCAAGCGCGGCGCGTTCTTCGAGGGCGCGTTCCTCGACGCGTTCGTGTTCGCGCATTGGAGCTCGGGCCTCATCGCCTACCGTCGCGCCGGGCAGGGTTATGTGGTGCCCTACAACGTCGGCTCGGCCCGGGTGGCCGGGGCGGAGCTCCTCGGCGGCGTCGCGTTTACAAAGATTCTACGCGCCGAGGTAGCGACCACACTCCTCGAGCCGCGCGACACCACCGACGGGCGCACCACCGTGAACGACGTCCTGCCATTTCGCTCCCGCCTCATCGCCGTGCCGCGCCTGCGGGCGGACTGGAAGCGCGGATCGCGGAGCGGCGTGAGCGCGCTGGGCGGCGAGCTGCGCGCGGTCTATCAATCGAGCCGCTACGCGGATCCCGCGGGGCTCGGCGTGATCGACGAGCAGACCAGCTTCGATCTCGAGGGCTACGTGTCGTGGTTCGACGGGCTGCTCACCGCGCGCGGCCGGGTAGCCGATCTCGGAGACGCGCGGCGTACGGACATCATCGGTTATCCGCTCCCTGGACGGAGCGTCTATTTCGGTTTGGAGGCGACATGGTGA
- a CDS encoding iron ABC transporter permease has product MIAQGSSLGSVAAPAAPSASRAEDRRGRIALVVAGLVVVLALVVLASLLLGEGRLSDAGLRSTLLVLRASRLVGALLVGSALAVSGLMIQGLFRNPLADASVIGTSAGALLGGNTTVLVFELWLAGRGLYGVPADVVQPMGCLLGALLALSIILGLLRRTGDVLSVILTGFLLSSLFLSLGSLVTSLAQERWELGRAVVAFSFGGLNATGPRHIALAAPLVVVGVGAAWFWAKPLDLLLCGDEEAASLGVNVIEVRRCCVLWIAVLTAGAVSLGGNLAFVGLLVPHALRPILGVDHRRLLPVAALTGAVFVAACDVLVRAIPSRSEIPLGVVTGMLGAPAFFALLVRMQKEGTNG; this is encoded by the coding sequence ATGATCGCGCAAGGCAGCTCGCTGGGGTCGGTGGCTGCACCGGCCGCGCCCTCCGCCTCGAGGGCGGAGGATCGGCGCGGGCGCATCGCGCTCGTCGTCGCGGGGCTCGTGGTGGTGCTCGCCTTGGTGGTGCTCGCCTCGCTGCTCCTTGGCGAGGGCCGCCTCAGCGACGCGGGGCTGCGCTCGACATTGCTGGTGCTGCGCGCCTCGCGCCTGGTGGGCGCGCTGCTCGTGGGCTCGGCGCTGGCGGTCTCCGGGCTCATGATTCAAGGCCTGTTTCGCAACCCCTTGGCCGACGCCTCGGTGATTGGGACGTCGGCGGGCGCGCTGCTCGGCGGCAACACCACGGTGCTGGTGTTCGAGCTCTGGCTGGCGGGGCGCGGCCTTTACGGGGTGCCGGCCGATGTCGTGCAGCCGATGGGGTGCCTCCTCGGCGCGCTCCTGGCGCTGTCGATCATCCTGGGGCTGCTCCGGCGCACGGGCGACGTGCTGTCGGTCATCCTCACGGGCTTTCTCTTGTCCTCGCTCTTTCTCAGCCTGGGGAGCCTGGTCACCAGCCTCGCGCAGGAGCGCTGGGAGCTCGGCCGCGCGGTGGTCGCCTTCTCGTTCGGAGGGCTGAACGCCACCGGTCCGCGCCATATCGCGCTGGCGGCGCCGCTGGTGGTGGTGGGCGTGGGGGCCGCGTGGTTCTGGGCGAAGCCGCTCGATCTGCTCCTCTGCGGCGATGAAGAGGCCGCGTCCCTCGGCGTGAACGTGATCGAGGTGCGCCGCTGTTGCGTGCTCTGGATCGCGGTGCTCACGGCGGGCGCCGTGTCGCTGGGCGGCAACCTCGCGTTCGTGGGGCTCCTCGTTCCGCACGCGCTCCGCCCGATCCTGGGCGTCGATCACCGGCGGCTGCTCCCCGTCGCGGCGCTGACGGGGGCGGTGTTCGTGGCCGCGTGCGACGTGCTGGTGCGCGCCATTCCGTCGCGCAGCGAGATACCGCTGGGGGTGGTCACCGGGATGCTGGGGGCGCCTGCGTTCTTTGCGCTCCTCGTGCGGATGCAGAAGGAGGGGACGAATGGGTGA